The Deltaproteobacteria bacterium genome contains a region encoding:
- a CDS encoding RidA family protein — MSDFKATVSAEARLRELGIELPSIPPPAGTFVHAVRTGDLLFLTGHPPIRADGSVILGRLGQDLDADAGYEAARVAGLGMLATLRHELGSLDKVRRIVKVNGVVNATPDFLEHTKTINGASDLLVQVFGDAGQHARLAVGYSSLPWNICLEVELIAEVGD, encoded by the coding sequence ATGAGCGATTTCAAAGCGACCGTCTCTGCAGAAGCCAGACTCCGTGAGTTGGGCATCGAGCTGCCATCGATCCCGCCACCAGCGGGAACCTTCGTGCACGCGGTCCGAACCGGTGATCTTCTGTTTCTCACCGGTCATCCACCCATTCGCGCCGACGGTTCAGTGATACTTGGGAGGCTCGGTCAGGATCTCGACGCGGACGCCGGCTACGAAGCGGCGCGAGTTGCTGGCCTCGGGATGTTAGCCACGCTGCGGCACGAGTTGGGTAGCTTGGACAAGGTTCGGCGCATCGTGAAGGTCAACGGTGTTGTGAACGCGACACCGGATTTCCTCGAACACACCAAGACCATCAATGGCGCCTCTGATCTGCTGGTGCAAGTCTTCGGCGATGCCGGACAGCACGCACGCCTCGCGGTTGGTTACTCCTCACTGCCGTGGAATATCTGTCTCGAAGTCGAACTCATCGCAGAGGTCGGTGATTGA
- a CDS encoding sigma-70 family RNA polymerase sigma factor, with protein MARRASVVKDVGSETAERLLIEAAQRDPGCFAELYELHFERVYAFVVRRVRDRDEAQDLTADVFHQALANLARFEWRGVPFAAWLFRIAANAIADHFARAQRAARERELPRLDDPEPISLEDIEHRARLFRLVDGLPSDQRRVIVMRFAEQKTIREIAADLGRTEGAVKQLQFRGLQNLRTKLGDG; from the coding sequence ATGGCCCGTCGTGCGTCCGTTGTGAAGGATGTCGGAAGCGAAACCGCCGAGCGGTTGCTGATCGAGGCGGCGCAGCGCGATCCCGGTTGCTTCGCCGAGCTGTACGAACTCCACTTTGAACGGGTGTACGCGTTTGTCGTGCGCCGAGTCCGCGACCGCGATGAAGCGCAGGACCTCACCGCCGACGTCTTTCACCAAGCGCTGGCGAATCTGGCGCGCTTCGAATGGCGCGGCGTGCCGTTCGCCGCATGGCTCTTCCGGATCGCCGCGAACGCGATTGCCGATCATTTTGCGCGTGCGCAACGTGCTGCCAGGGAGCGCGAGCTGCCCCGTCTCGATGATCCTGAGCCGATCAGCCTGGAGGACATCGAGCACCGTGCGCGGCTCTTCCGCCTGGTCGACGGGCTGCCATCGGATCAGCGCCGCGTCATCGTCATGCGGTTCGCCGAGCAGAAAACGATCCGCGAGATTGCCGCCGACCTCGGGCGCACCGAGGGTGCAGTCAAGCAGCTGCAATTTCGTGGGCTGCAGAATCTGCGGACCAAGTTGGGCGATGGGTGA
- a CDS encoding acyl-CoA dehydrogenase family protein, translated as MDFTPSPTLERTRAEFRAWLDDNLPDRRAWQRIEASDDTAARIAFLKAWQRRVYEARWVAVHWPSAHGGRDATLLDHLVVTEELLKAEAPPLINAHSISISGPTLLTFGTSAQKARYLPTLLSGDEIWCLGFSEPNAGSDLASLRTRAVRDGDHWVLNGQKVWTTYANQSDFGLFLVRTDPSAPNHKGLSCLIVPLRSDGLTIRPLREMTGDNDFNEVFLDNVRVPASNIVGEVDKGMQVIMTALGHERGTLLLVDRVRMRRQIERLLQLVRRVAHGSDRTMRQQVAQYYTEVEIMRLHCVRVMSDLEQGRPPTDVSILKLFGSELAQRLDDFALAVQGPYAQLWKGAPRVIDDGDWQHGWLMARALTIASGTSEVQRNTIAQRMLGLPRSG; from the coding sequence ATGGACTTCACGCCCTCTCCCACCCTCGAACGCACACGCGCGGAGTTTCGCGCGTGGTTGGACGACAACCTGCCGGACCGTCGCGCGTGGCAACGGATCGAAGCGAGTGACGACACCGCGGCGCGCATCGCCTTCTTGAAGGCATGGCAGCGGCGCGTCTACGAGGCGCGCTGGGTAGCAGTGCATTGGCCGTCGGCGCACGGCGGGCGCGACGCCACGCTGCTCGATCATCTCGTGGTGACCGAGGAGCTGCTCAAAGCCGAAGCCCCGCCGCTGATCAACGCCCATTCGATCAGCATCTCGGGTCCGACCCTCCTGACCTTCGGCACGTCCGCGCAGAAGGCGCGCTATCTCCCCACGCTGCTCAGCGGCGATGAGATTTGGTGTCTGGGATTTTCCGAACCCAACGCCGGCTCCGACCTCGCGTCGCTGCGGACGCGCGCCGTGCGCGACGGCGATCATTGGGTCCTCAACGGGCAGAAAGTGTGGACGACGTACGCCAATCAATCCGACTTCGGCCTGTTCCTCGTCCGTACCGATCCGAGCGCGCCGAACCACAAGGGCCTCAGTTGCCTGATCGTGCCGCTGCGTAGCGACGGCCTCACCATCCGCCCGCTGCGCGAGATGACCGGCGACAACGATTTCAACGAAGTGTTTCTCGACAACGTGCGTGTGCCCGCGAGCAACATTGTCGGCGAGGTCGACAAAGGCATGCAGGTGATCATGACCGCGCTCGGGCACGAGCGTGGCACGCTGCTGCTGGTGGATCGCGTCCGCATGCGCCGGCAGATCGAGCGGCTCCTGCAGCTGGTACGCCGCGTCGCCCACGGTTCGGATCGTACGATGCGGCAACAGGTCGCGCAGTACTACACCGAAGTCGAGATCATGCGGCTCCATTGCGTGCGAGTGATGAGCGATCTCGAACAAGGCCGGCCGCCGACTGACGTGTCGATTCTGAAGCTGTTCGGCAGCGAGTTGGCGCAGCGCCTCGACGACTTCGCGCTCGCCGTGCAAGGTCCGTACGCGCAGTTATGGAAAGGCGCGCCGCGCGTCATCGACGACGGCGATTGGCAACATGGCTGGCTGATGGCGCGCGCCCTCACCATCGCGTCGGGCACGTCGGAGGTGCAGCGCAACACCATCGCGCAGCGGATGCTGGGCTTGCCGCGCAGCGGGTAG
- a CDS encoding SDR family NAD(P)-dependent oxidoreductase: MLLQGKVAVVTGSGRGIGRAIALELAREGAKVVVNDVGCEIDGRGGAEDPAAQVVKEIKALGSDAAPNYDSVSDFNGAANIIKTAVDTFGRIDILVNNAGIVRDRSIAKMTEDDFDAVIAVHLKGTFNCGRHALPLMKEQNYGRVINITSSAGLRGNFGQSNYGAAKAGIMGLTLVWAIEMEKYGVTVNAMAPAGMTRMTGTIPGIDKDNPPPEMNVALNAPMIAYLASEKAAHVNGQIFGRRGYAFTLFQQPRPLAMMYKPGGLSASEVAANFDGVFLEHLQPIGIPQMRARAEQKK; the protein is encoded by the coding sequence ATGTTGCTTCAGGGCAAGGTTGCCGTGGTTACTGGTTCCGGGCGCGGGATCGGCAGAGCGATCGCGCTGGAACTGGCGCGCGAAGGCGCGAAGGTGGTCGTCAACGACGTCGGCTGTGAGATCGACGGTCGCGGCGGCGCCGAAGATCCGGCCGCGCAGGTGGTCAAGGAAATCAAAGCGCTCGGTAGCGACGCGGCGCCGAACTACGACTCGGTGTCCGACTTCAATGGCGCCGCCAACATCATCAAGACCGCGGTCGACACGTTCGGGCGCATCGACATCTTGGTCAACAACGCCGGCATCGTGCGCGATCGTTCGATCGCCAAGATGACCGAGGACGACTTCGACGCGGTGATCGCGGTGCATCTGAAAGGCACCTTCAATTGCGGCCGCCACGCGCTGCCACTGATGAAAGAGCAGAACTACGGCCGCGTGATCAACATCACATCGAGCGCTGGGCTGCGCGGCAATTTCGGCCAGTCCAACTACGGTGCCGCCAAGGCCGGCATCATGGGCCTCACGTTGGTGTGGGCGATCGAGATGGAGAAGTACGGCGTGACGGTCAACGCGATGGCGCCGGCGGGCATGACCCGTATGACCGGCACCATCCCCGGCATCGACAAGGACAACCCGCCGCCCGAGATGAACGTCGCGCTGAATGCGCCGATGATCGCGTATCTGGCGTCCGAGAAGGCCGCACACGTCAACGGCCAGATCTTCGGCCGCCGCGGCTACGCCTTCACGCTGTTTCAGCAACCGCGGCCGCTGGCAATGATGTACAAGCCGGGCGGCCTGAGCGCGAGCGAAGTCGCCGCCAACTTCGACGGCGTGTTCCTCGAACATCTGCAACCGATCGGCATCCCGCAGATGCGCGCGCGGGCGGAGCAGAAGAAATAG
- a CDS encoding MmcQ/YjbR family DNA-binding protein, whose product MTDDPLPRLRRICLALPESTEKEAWGDPTFRVRDKIFAMMKYGDGRISMWCKAPPGVQSILVGADPKRFFVPPYVGHKGWIGVRLDITIDWDEVATHAQESYRMTAPRRRRARLDHTQPTTRTGADSARTQTKGKIR is encoded by the coding sequence ATGACTGACGATCCGTTACCCAGGCTCAGAAGGATCTGTCTCGCCCTTCCGGAATCGACCGAGAAGGAAGCGTGGGGAGATCCCACGTTCAGAGTGCGTGACAAGATCTTCGCGATGATGAAGTACGGTGACGGACGGATCTCGATGTGGTGCAAAGCCCCGCCAGGTGTGCAGAGCATTCTTGTCGGAGCCGACCCGAAGCGATTCTTCGTGCCGCCCTACGTCGGCCATAAGGGGTGGATCGGCGTGCGCCTCGACATCACGATCGACTGGGACGAAGTTGCCACGCATGCGCAGGAGAGCTACCGGATGACCGCTCCGAGGCGACGCCGTGCGCGGCTCGACCACACGCAACCAACGACGAGAACCGGAGCGGACTCGGCGCGAACGCAGACGAAAGGGAAAATACGATGA
- a CDS encoding VOC family protein, translated as MTGDLGYFTIPVTDVARGKRFYGGLFGWQFAPDADDRYAHISNTTPPGGLNAAAATSPQVWFKVTDIQAAVARVRELGGHADDPQESPSGWSAACGDDQGTHFNLWQPAPGY; from the coding sequence ATGACTGGTGATCTCGGCTACTTCACAATCCCGGTTACCGACGTGGCGCGCGGCAAGCGCTTCTACGGCGGATTGTTCGGCTGGCAGTTCGCGCCGGATGCGGACGACCGCTACGCCCATATCAGCAACACCACGCCGCCGGGCGGGCTGAATGCCGCCGCAGCAACGAGTCCGCAAGTGTGGTTCAAGGTGACCGACATTCAGGCGGCGGTTGCGCGCGTGCGCGAACTCGGCGGCCATGCCGATGATCCACAGGAGAGCCCGAGTGGGTGGAGCGCGGCCTGCGGAGACGATCAGGGCACGCACTTCAATCTCTGGCAGCCGGCACCGGGGTACTGA
- a CDS encoding helix-turn-helix transcriptional regulator, whose product MDDLLHRLGHAVILVDERGRVVRMNQRAAEIVAQGDGLLIQHGVLRGVRPTDTAALHRLIGESVHSEPTNGCAAGVGLRLERPSRRWPLTALVTPLTSLGSPPNGHAVAAVFVSDPEHSPAIDVGMLRQWFGLTPAEARLAVVLAQGHSLAEGLDRLGVGVNTARTQLKAIFGKTGTKRQAELVRLLLTAPTLTAPRVSKERP is encoded by the coding sequence GTGGACGATTTACTGCATCGGTTGGGTCACGCGGTGATCCTCGTCGACGAGCGAGGACGCGTCGTGCGCATGAACCAGCGCGCCGCCGAGATCGTTGCGCAGGGCGACGGCCTCTTGATTCAGCACGGCGTGCTCCGAGGAGTGCGCCCAACGGACACGGCGGCGCTCCACCGACTCATCGGGGAATCCGTGCACAGCGAGCCCACCAATGGATGTGCGGCCGGCGTCGGCCTGCGGCTTGAGCGGCCATCGCGCCGCTGGCCGCTCACAGCCTTGGTGACGCCGCTCACCTCTCTGGGGTCCCCACCGAACGGTCACGCCGTCGCGGCCGTGTTCGTCAGTGACCCGGAACATTCTCCCGCTATCGATGTCGGCATGCTGCGCCAGTGGTTTGGTCTCACGCCAGCGGAGGCGCGGCTGGCGGTCGTTTTGGCGCAGGGGCACAGCCTCGCCGAGGGTCTCGATCGCCTCGGCGTCGGCGTCAACACCGCGCGCACCCAGCTCAAGGCGATCTTCGGCAAGACAGGAACGAAGCGCCAAGCAGAACTGGTTCGCCTGCTGCTGACGGCCCCGACACTTACGGCTCCTAGAGTCAGCAAAGAGCGACCGTAA
- a CDS encoding TCR/Tet family MFS transporter, with protein MLALGIIVPVLPKLVLAFEGGDSASAATIFGVFATAFAAMQFLFSPLLGALSDRFGRRPVILISNLGLGLDYIVMALAPSVSWLLVGRVISGICAATFSTAGAYIADTTPPEKRAAGFGMLSAAFGLGFVVGPAVGGLLGSIETRLPFWVAAALSLTNAAYGFFILPESLPAERRARFQWRRANPVGALTMLRQHASVFGLAGVVFLSGVAHEVQPTMWVLYTDYRYGWDARTVGLTLAVVGVFSAVVGAGLVRPVVARLGERSSLLAGLACGVVGFTIYALAPTGALFCVAIPLVSLWGLAGPATQSLMTRHVDSSEQGRLQGALSGLQGVAFMIGPGLFTTSFAAAISHREWHLPGAPFLLAALLLASAMVVAGRVTRPR; from the coding sequence ATGCTGGCGCTGGGCATCATCGTGCCGGTGTTGCCAAAACTGGTGCTGGCGTTCGAAGGCGGCGACAGTGCCAGCGCCGCGACGATCTTTGGTGTGTTCGCTACGGCGTTCGCGGCGATGCAGTTCCTCTTCTCGCCGCTGTTGGGCGCGCTCTCCGATCGCTTCGGACGGCGGCCGGTGATCCTCATCTCCAATCTCGGGTTGGGTCTCGACTACATCGTGATGGCGCTGGCGCCCTCGGTGAGCTGGTTGCTCGTCGGCCGCGTGATCTCCGGCATTTGCGCGGCGACCTTCAGTACCGCCGGCGCGTACATCGCGGATACCACGCCGCCGGAAAAACGCGCGGCCGGATTCGGCATGCTCAGCGCCGCCTTCGGGTTGGGCTTCGTAGTGGGGCCAGCTGTCGGCGGACTGCTCGGCAGCATCGAGACGCGTTTGCCGTTCTGGGTCGCCGCGGCGTTGAGTCTGACCAATGCGGCGTACGGCTTCTTCATCTTGCCCGAGTCGCTGCCCGCGGAGCGACGCGCGCGCTTCCAATGGCGACGCGCGAATCCGGTCGGCGCGTTGACGATGTTGCGCCAGCACGCATCCGTGTTCGGGCTGGCCGGCGTGGTGTTTCTTTCCGGCGTCGCGCACGAGGTGCAGCCGACGATGTGGGTGCTCTACACCGACTATCGCTACGGTTGGGACGCGCGCACGGTCGGGTTGACGTTGGCCGTGGTCGGCGTGTTCAGTGCCGTCGTCGGTGCCGGGCTGGTGCGCCCGGTCGTTGCGCGGCTGGGAGAACGAAGCAGTTTACTGGCGGGTCTGGCGTGCGGCGTCGTTGGCTTTACCATCTACGCGCTCGCCCCCACCGGTGCGCTGTTCTGCGTGGCGATACCGCTGGTTTCGTTGTGGGGTCTCGCCGGCCCGGCGACTCAGTCACTGATGACGCGTCACGTCGACAGCTCAGAGCAAGGGCGTCTGCAAGGCGCGCTCTCGGGCCTGCAAGGCGTGGCGTTCATGATCGGCCCGGGATTGTTCACCACCAGCTTCGCCGCTGCGATCAGCCACCGCGAGTGGCACTTACCCGGCGCGCCCTTCCTGCTCGCCGCCCTGCTGCTGGCGAGTGCGATGGTGGTGGCGGGACGGGTTACGCGCCCGCGCTAA
- a CDS encoding tetratricopeptide repeat protein codes for MIEPLAVPEDLEKLGYSGEVLARWLAERVQEINRKASTPMRRREFVLHEDDGTASVPIPGIGTTVQSVLSPLRSLFGTPQDRVTGDIVVTEKKGEVVKVRLQMHVRGKPRVTVDGDAKELPKLFEEAGEVVVRRMQPYVLASYLCPEGGSDECQQILDEALNAGDAEEQVRALSLRGLIFAYQGQPSKATELYQHATELDPTFAFPWYGRGNDLFDLRRDEEAIAKYQHAIELDPKFAPPWTGWGNALLHLQRDEEAIAKYQHAIELDPKDAIPWSNWGIALVHLQRDDEAIPKSEHAAELDPKLPNPWFWWGEALVDLHRDKEASAKYQHATELDPKFAPAWHAQVRVLERLGRREKAEHVRARAAESGVQVPTDSE; via the coding sequence TTGATCGAGCCACTCGCCGTTCCCGAAGATCTCGAGAAGCTGGGTTATTCCGGCGAAGTCCTGGCACGTTGGCTGGCCGAGCGGGTGCAGGAGATCAACCGTAAGGCCAGTACCCCTATGCGAAGGCGCGAATTTGTCCTCCATGAAGACGATGGGACGGCAAGCGTACCGATTCCGGGGATCGGTACAACCGTGCAGTCGGTCTTGTCACCGCTTCGGAGTCTGTTCGGTACGCCGCAGGATCGTGTAACCGGAGACATCGTCGTTACGGAGAAGAAGGGAGAGGTAGTGAAGGTCCGCCTTCAAATGCACGTCCGTGGCAAGCCACGCGTGACCGTCGACGGTGATGCGAAGGAGTTACCGAAACTCTTCGAGGAGGCGGGCGAGGTGGTGGTCCGCCGGATGCAGCCGTACGTACTGGCTTCGTACCTCTGCCCCGAGGGGGGTTCCGACGAGTGCCAACAGATCCTCGACGAGGCGCTCAATGCCGGAGACGCGGAGGAGCAGGTTCGTGCACTTAGTCTGCGAGGACTCATCTTTGCCTATCAGGGGCAGCCAAGCAAAGCCACCGAGTTATATCAACACGCGACCGAGCTCGATCCGACATTCGCATTTCCCTGGTATGGGCGGGGCAACGACCTTTTCGATCTACGGCGAGACGAAGAAGCGATTGCGAAGTACCAGCACGCTATCGAGCTCGACCCGAAATTCGCACCTCCCTGGACTGGGTGGGGCAACGCCCTGTTACATCTACAGCGAGACGAAGAAGCGATTGCGAAGTACCAGCACGCCATTGAGCTCGACCCGAAGGACGCAATTCCCTGGAGCAACTGGGGCATCGCCCTCGTACATCTGCAGCGAGACGACGAAGCGATCCCGAAGTCCGAGCACGCCGCCGAGCTCGATCCGAAATTGCCAAATCCCTGGTTTTGGTGGGGCGAGGCGCTGGTAGATCTCCACCGAGACAAAGAAGCGAGTGCGAAGTATCAGCACGCCACCGAGCTCGATCCGAAATTCGCCCCGGCGTGGCACGCTCAGGTTCGCGTCCTCGAAAGGCTTGGCCGCCGGGAGAAAGCCGAACACGTGCGAGCCCGCGCCGCGGAGTCAGGTGTGCAAGTCCCGACCGACTCAGAGTGA
- a CDS encoding 3-hydroxy-3-methylglutaryl CoA synthase, protein MPMLRLQLGAIGGGGRKAGPGGGERAVANFDEDCVTMAVAAAMNCLDGIDRASVDGVLFASTSYPYKEKQAASVIAKALDLRRDVATADLTDSLRAGTSALRAAIDSVKAGSARTVLVIASDCRVAAPRSALEKSFGDGAGAFLIGTGDVAATVEHHHVISDEIIDVWRTESDRFVKSWEDRFVVEHGYTTNMVDAINGLLQKSGLAAKDFSKAVLYSPDARSCAGVARATGFEAKTQVQDLLFGKLGNTGAAFAPMLLVAALEQSKPGSRLLLANYGDGAEALAINVTEHVARLWTKRGMKWHMERRAELSDYDTYLNFRNLQTSDVDRRGGQGMSATVHFRDRDEDISFRGHKCRRCGTMQFPFQRVCFQCFAKDDFEQVRLSDKHGKLLSFTFDFFAGSPNPPLIVTMTEVDGGARVYLQMTDASPKEVKLELPVEFAFRKIHEYGGTPNYFWKCTPLRS, encoded by the coding sequence GTGCCGATGCTGCGTTTGCAGCTCGGGGCGATTGGTGGTGGTGGGCGCAAGGCTGGGCCGGGCGGCGGCGAGCGCGCGGTCGCGAACTTCGACGAAGATTGCGTCACCATGGCGGTCGCGGCGGCGATGAACTGCCTCGACGGCATCGATCGCGCCTCGGTCGACGGTGTGTTGTTCGCATCGACATCGTATCCATACAAGGAGAAGCAAGCCGCGAGCGTCATCGCCAAGGCGCTCGACCTGCGCCGCGATGTGGCCACCGCCGACCTGACCGACTCGCTGCGCGCCGGCACGAGTGCGCTGCGCGCGGCGATCGATTCGGTGAAGGCGGGCTCCGCGCGCACGGTGCTGGTGATCGCCAGCGATTGCCGTGTGGCTGCCCCCCGTTCGGCATTGGAGAAGAGTTTCGGCGACGGCGCCGGCGCCTTCTTGATCGGCACCGGCGATGTGGCCGCGACGGTCGAGCATCACCACGTCATCTCCGACGAGATCATCGACGTCTGGCGGACCGAGAGCGATCGCTTCGTGAAGTCGTGGGAAGATCGCTTCGTGGTCGAGCACGGCTACACCACGAACATGGTCGATGCCATCAACGGCCTGCTGCAGAAGAGCGGACTCGCGGCGAAGGACTTCTCCAAGGCGGTGCTCTACAGCCCCGACGCTCGCAGTTGTGCCGGCGTCGCGCGCGCGACCGGCTTCGAGGCTAAGACGCAAGTGCAGGACCTGCTGTTCGGCAAGCTCGGCAACACCGGTGCGGCGTTCGCGCCAATGCTGTTGGTTGCGGCGCTGGAACAATCCAAACCCGGCAGTCGCCTGTTGCTCGCGAACTACGGCGACGGGGCCGAAGCGCTGGCGATCAACGTCACCGAGCACGTCGCGCGCTTGTGGACTAAACGCGGGATGAAGTGGCACATGGAACGCCGCGCTGAGTTGAGCGACTACGATACGTATCTCAACTTCCGCAATCTGCAGACCTCGGATGTCGATCGCCGCGGCGGCCAGGGCATGTCCGCCACGGTGCATTTTCGGGATCGCGACGAGGACATCAGCTTTCGCGGCCACAAGTGCCGGCGCTGCGGTACCATGCAGTTCCCGTTTCAGCGGGTTTGCTTCCAGTGCTTCGCCAAGGACGACTTCGAGCAAGTCCGGCTGTCGGACAAACACGGCAAGCTGCTGTCGTTCACCTTCGATTTCTTCGCCGGCAGCCCCAATCCGCCGCTGATCGTCACCATGACCGAGGTCGACGGCGGGGCGCGCGTCTACTTGCAGATGACCGACGCGTCGCCGAAGGAAGTGAAGTTGGAGTTGCCCGTGGAGTTCGCCTTCCGTAAGATCCACGAGTATGGCGGCACGCCCAACTACTTTTGGAAGTGCACGCCGCTGCGATCGTGA
- a CDS encoding LicD family protein: MGFIMPERLLYRAKQVCDAAILFLSHDSTRHRTLAKLLTAVSAQLLPFVTDRHLRRIDPLIAGRYYRALQLVDTVLTAHDIAYWMEGGTLLGAVRHAGLIPWDDDADVQFFQRDVQRLLALGSVFDAYGYTLIESSAGGYKLFPNSGIAIAGRHWRYPFVDLFAMATEAETEFIHYVDRSLRQKWAAGYFLQGELLPLVRRPFGPLQLPAPRECRSYLKRLFGNDWNDVAYVDWDHRREVRIRPVRVRLVDRSPAAYVLPGPQP, encoded by the coding sequence ATGGGCTTCATCATGCCGGAGCGTTTGCTCTACCGGGCGAAACAAGTCTGTGACGCGGCGATTCTGTTCTTGTCGCACGATTCGACGCGTCACCGCACGCTGGCAAAATTGCTCACCGCCGTGAGCGCGCAGTTGCTACCGTTCGTCACCGATCGCCATTTGCGCCGCATCGACCCGCTCATCGCCGGCCGATACTATCGCGCGCTCCAACTCGTGGACACGGTCCTGACCGCGCACGACATCGCCTACTGGATGGAAGGGGGTACACTGCTCGGCGCCGTGCGTCATGCCGGATTGATTCCGTGGGACGATGACGCCGACGTCCAGTTTTTCCAGCGGGACGTGCAGCGGTTGCTCGCGCTTGGCAGCGTGTTCGATGCCTACGGGTACACGTTGATCGAGTCGAGCGCCGGCGGTTACAAGTTGTTCCCCAATAGCGGCATCGCGATCGCCGGACGCCACTGGCGCTATCCCTTTGTCGACCTGTTCGCGATGGCCACCGAGGCGGAGACGGAATTCATTCACTACGTCGATCGCAGCCTGCGGCAAAAGTGGGCGGCCGGCTACTTTCTTCAGGGCGAGTTGTTGCCGTTGGTCCGCCGGCCTTTCGGGCCGCTGCAACTTCCGGCGCCGAGAGAATGTAGATCCTATCTGAAACGCCTGTTCGGGAATGATTGGAACGACGTGGCTTACGTCGACTGGGATCATCGTCGCGAGGTTCGGATTCGACCCGTTCGAGTCCGGCTGGTCGATCGATCGCCGGCGGCGTACGTACTTCCGGGTCCCCAACCGTAA
- a CDS encoding cupin domain-containing protein: MAKRSLSEQLDDAVTATMANQSDTSLAAVTPRIASLLRIAGELHDLPRETFKARLKAELLSTVHGTGEGAAAVPSYGKPLVTEDDIYARLEELAAAPKFVAHDVAAALSDLPEMTMRFLAQLNQCTIGVSRGSTPSHWERHPGGDELLYFLAGEADVVTLADGGPIHSTVRAGSVFICPQGLWHQLRPRSPVSMLFATPGEGTQASAAEDPRLEPGGKGRVRAPRQSAGRGRRAKDPTLVAHDVDGALSDLPERAWRELASLNQCVVGLFRFSGQSPWERHPGGDELLHALDGEVDVTVLTNDGPVHTSVRAGSVFVCPKGLWHRQNAPRGVTHLYATPRQGNEHSWAQDPRHES; the protein is encoded by the coding sequence ATGGCTAAACGGAGCTTGTCCGAACAACTCGATGACGCGGTGACGGCGACTATGGCCAACCAAAGCGATACATCGCTCGCCGCGGTGACTCCGCGAATCGCGTCGCTGCTGCGCATCGCGGGCGAGCTGCACGATCTCCCCCGCGAGACGTTCAAGGCGCGTCTCAAGGCGGAGCTGCTGTCGACGGTGCACGGCACGGGCGAAGGTGCCGCGGCGGTGCCGAGTTACGGCAAACCTTTGGTGACCGAGGACGACATCTACGCCCGGCTAGAAGAACTGGCCGCCGCACCAAAGTTCGTGGCGCATGATGTCGCTGCCGCACTAAGCGATCTGCCCGAGATGACGATGCGGTTTCTGGCGCAGTTGAACCAGTGCACGATCGGCGTGTCGCGCGGCTCGACGCCCTCGCATTGGGAGCGTCATCCCGGCGGCGACGAACTCCTATACTTTCTCGCCGGCGAGGCCGACGTGGTCACACTGGCCGACGGCGGGCCGATTCATTCGACCGTGCGCGCCGGCTCGGTTTTCATCTGTCCTCAGGGCTTGTGGCACCAGTTGCGCCCGCGCTCGCCGGTGTCGATGCTCTTCGCGACGCCGGGGGAAGGCACACAGGCTTCCGCGGCAGAAGACCCACGGCTCGAACCTGGGGGCAAGGGCCGCGTTCGGGCGCCGCGGCAAAGCGCCGGAAGGGGCCGACGCGCGAAAGATCCAACGTTGGTCGCTCACGACGTCGACGGTGCGCTGAGCGATCTACCCGAGCGAGCGTGGCGAGAGCTCGCGTCGTTGAACCAGTGTGTCGTCGGTCTGTTTCGCTTCTCGGGACAATCGCCGTGGGAACGCCATCCCGGCGGCGACGAGTTGCTCCACGCGCTCGACGGCGAGGTTGATGTCACTGTCCTGACCAACGATGGGCCGGTTCACACTTCCGTGCGTGCAGGTTCCGTCTTCGTTTGCCCCAAGGGTCTGTGGCACCGGCAGAACGCGCCGCGCGGTGTGACGCATCTCTACGCCACACCGCGGCAGGGAAATGAGCATTCGTGGGCACAAGACCCACGACATGAAAGCTGA